A window of Synechococcus sp. MEDNS5 contains these coding sequences:
- a CDS encoding DegT/DnrJ/EryC1/StrS aminotransferase family protein: protein MQVPPFSLSQQLADLGQELDDAALRVLHSGQYIGGSEIQAFERSFAEAVGTAHAVGCNSGTDALVLALRGLGIGSGDEVITASFSFFATAEAISAVGATPVFVDVDPSTYLIDLNRIEAAITPRTRALLPVHLFGRPVDMTRLMAIAERHGLRVVEDCAQATGAQWNERGVGSWGDVGCFSFFPTKNLGAAGDGGAVCCHSPELAQRMRELAVHGMPRRYLHTELGYNSRLDALQAAVLNVKLPHLSRWVERRAAIAARYSEALQDLPGLQLPGPDAFEGHGWNQFVIRVRLCASGQELCGGSCPAVCNEHGLPDSRCRDWLKQSLQQQGVNTIIYYPIPIHRQPAYSDLNLAPGSLPITEQLCSEVLSLPIFPELTLEQQDRVITVLETLLNQRDFKADQSCGVAA, encoded by the coding sequence ATGCAGGTGCCACCCTTCAGTCTCAGCCAACAGCTCGCGGATCTCGGGCAGGAACTCGATGACGCAGCGCTTCGGGTGCTGCACAGCGGCCAGTACATCGGTGGTTCCGAAATCCAGGCGTTCGAGCGCTCCTTCGCAGAAGCTGTCGGTACAGCTCATGCTGTGGGCTGCAACAGCGGTACGGATGCCCTCGTCCTGGCCCTGAGAGGCCTGGGCATCGGCAGCGGCGATGAAGTGATCACCGCATCGTTCAGTTTTTTTGCCACGGCTGAGGCGATCAGTGCGGTGGGCGCCACGCCGGTGTTCGTGGACGTAGACCCGTCGACCTACCTGATCGACCTGAACCGCATCGAGGCGGCGATCACCCCCAGAACCCGTGCACTGCTGCCGGTGCATCTGTTCGGCAGGCCGGTGGACATGACACGGCTGATGGCCATCGCTGAACGCCATGGCTTGCGGGTGGTGGAAGACTGCGCCCAGGCCACCGGTGCCCAGTGGAACGAACGGGGCGTGGGCAGTTGGGGAGATGTGGGTTGCTTCAGCTTCTTCCCCACCAAGAACCTCGGCGCTGCCGGGGACGGGGGAGCCGTTTGCTGTCACAGCCCTGAACTGGCTCAGCGGATGCGCGAACTGGCTGTGCACGGCATGCCGCGCCGCTATCTGCACACCGAGCTCGGTTACAACAGCCGGCTCGATGCTCTTCAGGCGGCTGTGCTCAATGTGAAGCTGCCCCATCTCAGTCGCTGGGTGGAGCGTCGTGCTGCCATCGCAGCCCGCTACAGCGAAGCCCTCCAGGATCTTCCTGGTTTGCAGCTTCCTGGGCCAGACGCTTTCGAGGGCCATGGCTGGAATCAGTTCGTGATCCGCGTCCGTCTCTGCGCGAGCGGGCAGGAACTGTGCGGCGGCAGTTGCCCGGCGGTGTGCAACGAGCATGGACTTCCCGACAGCCGCTGCCGCGACTGGCTCAAGCAGAGTCTTCAGCAACAGGGTGTGAACACGATCATCTACTACCCGATCCCCATTCATCGCCAGCCTGCTTACAGCGATCTGAATCTGGCTCCTGGGTCTCTACCGATCACCGAACAGCTCTGCAGTGAGGTGCTCAGCCTGCCGATTTTCCCCGAACTCACCCTGGAACAACAAGACCGGGTGATCACCGTGCTCGAAACCCTGCTGAATCAGCGCGACTTCAAGGCCGACCAGTCCTGCGGCGTTGCAGCCTGA
- a CDS encoding thioredoxin family protein, translating to MVLTPSTMLPLGHPLPTFRLPKVSGALAQQSPDATLESDDLPKKRPVLVMLICSHCPFVKHVEPELSRLEGDYGQRVSLLAVSSNSVITHPQDGPEGLRQQAERMGWTFPYLFDEQQSLARDLRGACTPEFYLFAPDSNAQQTLRYRGQLDRSRPGNGADLDGCDLRKAMDTVLAGQPLEGQQHASIGCNIKWHPGQEPPWFGSQA from the coding sequence ATGGTGCTCACTCCCTCCACGATGCTTCCCCTTGGGCATCCACTCCCCACGTTCCGTTTGCCCAAGGTGAGCGGCGCGCTGGCGCAGCAATCCCCTGACGCAACCCTGGAGAGCGACGACCTGCCGAAGAAGCGTCCGGTGCTGGTGATGCTGATCTGCTCCCACTGCCCGTTTGTGAAGCACGTGGAACCGGAACTGAGCCGCCTTGAAGGCGACTACGGCCAGCGAGTCTCGCTGCTCGCCGTCTCGAGCAACAGCGTGATCACCCACCCCCAGGACGGACCTGAAGGCCTTCGCCAGCAGGCCGAACGCATGGGCTGGACATTTCCTTACCTCTTCGACGAGCAGCAGAGCCTGGCGAGGGATCTTCGCGGCGCCTGCACGCCGGAGTTTTACCTGTTCGCACCGGATTCCAACGCGCAGCAGACTCTGCGCTATCGGGGGCAGCTGGATCGGAGTCGGCCGGGGAACGGGGCAGACCTCGATGGTTGTGATCTGAGGAAGGCCATGGATACCGTCCTGGCTGGTCAGCCGCTGGAGGGCCAGCAGCATGCCTCGATCGGTTGCAACATCAAATGGCATCCCGGACAGGAACCCCCGTGGTTCGGGAGCCAGGCTTAA
- a CDS encoding FAD-binding domain-containing protein yields MLPLPPVTPLSWPEKPGDLPRDLPDRSALDRLLASEFPTAQGPLSGIQGGRRAAESQLRRMDAKRYGRSRNHLKGAVTRLSPWIRHGVLTLAEIREVVFAQLRDRGQGREDGGKLINELGWRDFWQRMWSDLGDAIHESQEELKTGHDPASYCRELPDDVREGRTGLACMDGFREELVSSGWLHNHARMWMAAYLVHWRRVHWKAGADWFLEHLLDGDPASNHLSWQWVASCFSHKPYFFNRGNLERYSDGQYCSTCPSAQTCPFEGSYDQLESQLFAPQPAIRDVLSRRRNGNTRGSASAAFARPKR; encoded by the coding sequence GTGCTGCCCTTACCCCCTGTCACACCCCTGTCCTGGCCTGAAAAGCCAGGGGATCTGCCGCGAGACCTGCCGGATCGCAGCGCGCTCGATCGACTCCTGGCTAGCGAATTCCCCACCGCCCAGGGGCCACTCAGTGGGATCCAAGGTGGACGACGAGCGGCCGAAAGCCAATTACGCCGGATGGATGCGAAGCGTTATGGCCGCAGCCGCAACCATCTCAAGGGTGCCGTCACCCGCTTGTCCCCCTGGATCCGACACGGCGTCCTCACCCTGGCGGAGATCAGAGAGGTGGTGTTTGCCCAACTGCGGGATCGCGGCCAGGGCAGGGAGGACGGCGGCAAGCTGATCAATGAACTGGGATGGCGTGATTTCTGGCAGCGGATGTGGAGCGATCTCGGCGATGCCATCCACGAGAGCCAGGAGGAGCTGAAGACCGGCCACGATCCAGCCAGTTACTGCCGGGAGCTTCCAGACGACGTGCGCGAAGGCCGCACGGGGCTGGCCTGCATGGATGGATTCAGAGAAGAGCTGGTGAGCAGCGGCTGGCTTCACAACCACGCGCGGATGTGGATGGCGGCCTATCTGGTGCACTGGCGCAGGGTGCATTGGAAAGCAGGCGCCGACTGGTTCCTGGAGCATTTGCTCGACGGCGATCCCGCAAGCAACCACCTCAGCTGGCAATGGGTTGCCAGCTGCTTCAGTCACAAGCCGTACTTCTTCAACCGCGGCAACCTGGAGCGCTACAGCGACGGGCAGTACTGCAGCACCTGCCCAAGCGCGCAAACCTGCCCGTTCGAGGGAAGTTACGACCAGCTGGAGTCGCAGCTGTTCGCACCCCAGCCCGCGATCCGGGATGTGCTCAGCCGGCGACGCAACGGCAACACCCGAGGCAGTGCCAGCGCCGCCTTCGCCCGACCGAAGCGCTGA
- the fabI gene encoding enoyl-ACP reductase FabI codes for MLLDLTGKKILVTGIANNRSIAWGIAQQLKAAGAELGITYLPDDKGRFEAKVRELTAPLEPSLFLPLNVQDSAQMEAVFSEIKSQWGVLDGLVHCLAFAGKEELVGDYSATTAEGFARALEISAYSLAPLCRHAKPLFSEKAGVVTLTYLGAERAIPNYNVMGVAKAALEASVRYLSAELGPEKQVRVNAISAGPIRTLASSAIGGILDMIHNVEEKAPLRRTVTQTEVGNTAAFLLSELSSGISGQTLYVDAGYCINGM; via the coding sequence ATGCTTCTCGATCTCACGGGCAAGAAGATTCTCGTTACCGGCATTGCCAACAACCGATCGATCGCCTGGGGGATCGCTCAGCAGCTCAAAGCCGCAGGGGCTGAGCTGGGCATCACCTATCTCCCTGACGACAAGGGTCGTTTCGAGGCGAAGGTGCGTGAGCTCACCGCACCCCTGGAGCCGTCTCTGTTCCTCCCTTTGAACGTGCAGGATTCGGCCCAGATGGAGGCCGTGTTCAGTGAGATCAAGAGCCAGTGGGGCGTCCTCGACGGACTGGTGCACTGTCTGGCCTTCGCTGGTAAGGAGGAGTTGGTGGGCGACTACAGCGCCACCACGGCTGAAGGCTTCGCCCGTGCCCTGGAGATCAGTGCCTATTCCCTGGCTCCGCTTTGTCGCCATGCCAAGCCCCTGTTCAGTGAAAAGGCAGGGGTCGTCACCCTCACCTATCTCGGCGCTGAGCGGGCCATCCCCAATTACAACGTGATGGGTGTGGCCAAAGCGGCCCTCGAAGCATCCGTGCGCTATCTCTCCGCCGAACTTGGTCCCGAGAAGCAAGTGCGCGTGAATGCCATCAGTGCCGGTCCGATCCGCACCCTGGCCAGTTCGGCCATCGGCGGCATTCTCGACATGATCCACAACGTGGAGGAGAAGGCTCCTCTGCGCCGCACGGTCACGCAGACCGAGGTGGGCAACACGGCGGCTTTCCTCCTCAGCGAGCTCTCCAGCGGGATCTCTGGGCAAACCCTTTACGTGGATGCCGGTTACTGCATCAATGGCATGTGA
- the hisB gene encoding imidazoleglycerol-phosphate dehydratase HisB, whose amino-acid sequence MSMRTGEIHRVTGETDVQVRLNLDGSGQCQASTGVSFLDHMLHQISSHGLIDLEISAQGDTHIDDHHTNEDVGIAVGQALAQALGDRRGIHRFGHFLAPLDEALVQVALDCSGRPHLSYSLSIPSQKIGTYDTELVKEFFVAVVNNSGLTLHIRQLDGANSHHIVEACFKAFARALRQATEIDPRRANAVPSSKGVLEQAGMN is encoded by the coding sequence ATGAGCATGCGTACAGGTGAAATCCACCGGGTCACCGGAGAAACCGATGTGCAGGTGCGCCTGAACCTCGATGGCAGCGGTCAATGCCAGGCCAGCACCGGAGTGTCGTTTCTCGATCACATGCTCCATCAGATCAGCAGCCACGGTCTGATTGATCTGGAGATCAGCGCGCAAGGCGATACGCACATCGATGATCACCACACCAATGAAGATGTGGGCATCGCCGTGGGCCAGGCCCTGGCTCAGGCGCTCGGAGATCGCCGCGGCATTCATCGCTTTGGCCATTTCCTTGCGCCTCTCGATGAGGCCTTGGTGCAGGTGGCGTTGGATTGCTCCGGTCGTCCCCACCTGAGTTACAGCCTCAGCATTCCCAGCCAGAAAATCGGCACCTACGACACTGAGCTGGTGAAGGAGTTCTTCGTGGCTGTGGTGAACAACAGCGGGCTCACCCTGCACATCCGCCAGCTTGATGGCGCCAATTCCCACCACATCGTGGAGGCTTGTTTCAAAGCCTTCGCCAGAGCGCTGCGCCAGGCCACAGAGATCGACCCACGCCGAGCCAATGCGGTGCCAAGCAGTAAGGGGGTGCTGGAACAGGCCGGAATGAATTGA
- a CDS encoding carotenoid oxygenase family protein, which yields MTVAPAVDRFERSEWASAFRNVEQELTDVPLTPVRGTIPAELLGTLYRNGPGRLERNGQRVHHPFDGDGMITALRFEEGALALSNRFVRTVGWQEEEAAGKVLYRGVFGSQKPGGPLANAFDLRLKNIANTGVVQLGDQLLALWEAAEPHALDPRTLETHGISLLGGVLKKGEAFSAHPRFDPGHHDRPRMVTFGVKTGPRSTIRLMEFATETDAAAGIKAGDLLCERKDSFNGFAFLHDFAITPNWAVFLQNAIAFNPLPFVLGQKGAAQCLQSKPDGQAKFWLIPRESGAFAGQAPRIVDAPDGFVFHHLNAWEDDGDVVVESIYYSDFPSVGPEMDFTAVDFDLIPEGLLEQCRITLDSGEVQTTRLSERCCEFAMVNPDKEGLPCRYAWMAAAAREQGNDPLQVIKKLDLHSGERQIWSAAPHGFVSEPLMVPRAGATAEDDGWVLELVWNGAREGSDLVILDASDLREVAVIELPLAIPHGLHGSWVEAR from the coding sequence GTGACCGTTGCTCCCGCCGTTGACCGTTTCGAACGGTCGGAATGGGCCAGTGCCTTTCGCAATGTGGAGCAGGAGCTCACTGATGTGCCTCTGACCCCGGTGCGCGGCACCATTCCTGCTGAGTTATTGGGAACCCTGTATCGCAACGGTCCCGGTCGGCTCGAGCGCAACGGCCAGCGGGTGCATCACCCATTTGATGGCGATGGGATGATCACGGCCCTTCGCTTTGAAGAGGGTGCGCTTGCCTTGAGCAATCGCTTTGTGCGAACGGTCGGTTGGCAGGAAGAAGAAGCGGCGGGAAAGGTGCTGTATCGCGGTGTGTTCGGCAGCCAGAAGCCCGGTGGGCCCCTGGCGAATGCCTTTGATCTTCGTCTGAAAAACATCGCCAACACCGGGGTGGTGCAGCTGGGTGATCAATTGCTGGCGCTCTGGGAAGCGGCGGAACCACATGCGCTGGATCCCCGCACCCTGGAAACCCATGGCATCAGCCTTCTGGGCGGCGTGCTCAAGAAAGGTGAGGCCTTCAGTGCGCACCCGCGCTTCGATCCCGGCCATCACGATCGTCCGCGCATGGTCACCTTCGGGGTGAAAACCGGACCGCGCAGCACCATCCGCTTGATGGAGTTCGCCACTGAAACCGATGCCGCTGCAGGCATCAAGGCCGGCGATCTTCTCTGTGAACGCAAAGACAGTTTCAACGGCTTCGCCTTTCTGCACGATTTCGCGATCACACCCAACTGGGCGGTGTTCCTTCAGAACGCCATCGCCTTCAATCCTCTGCCGTTTGTACTCGGCCAGAAGGGGGCTGCTCAGTGCCTGCAGTCGAAGCCCGATGGTCAGGCCAAGTTTTGGTTGATTCCCCGCGAAAGTGGTGCCTTTGCAGGGCAGGCGCCACGCATCGTCGATGCCCCGGACGGATTTGTGTTCCATCACCTCAACGCCTGGGAAGACGACGGTGATGTGGTGGTGGAAAGCATCTATTACAGCGACTTCCCTTCTGTTGGCCCGGAGATGGACTTCACCGCGGTGGATTTCGATCTGATCCCAGAAGGTTTGCTGGAGCAATGCCGCATCACCTTGGACAGTGGCGAAGTGCAAACCACTCGCTTAAGCGAACGCTGCTGCGAATTCGCCATGGTGAATCCTGACAAGGAAGGTCTGCCATGCCGTTATGCATGGATGGCTGCCGCCGCCCGTGAGCAGGGCAATGATCCCCTGCAGGTGATCAAGAAGCTGGACCTCCATAGCGGGGAACGCCAGATCTGGAGTGCCGCACCCCATGGTTTCGTCAGTGAACCGCTGATGGTTCCCCGAGCCGGTGCCACCGCTGAGGACGATGGCTGGGTTCTGGAACTGGTCTGGAACGGGGCCCGGGAAGGCTCTGATCTGGTGATTCTCGATGCGTCCGATCTCAGGGAGGTCGCCGTCATCGAGTTGCCTCTGGCGATTCCCCATGGGCTGCACGGCAGCTGGGTTGAGGCCCGATGA